The sequence ATTTATTTACAGACATGGCACTTTGAAAATGACACTTAAACTCAGCTTTATAATCAATGGCACATATAAAACAACCTATCAGAACAGCTAAAAGTATGGACCTTTTCCATGTTGCTCTTTCCataaaaatataacattgtaGACCACTGAGTCACTGTGGACATGACCTTTCAGTATCCAATTTTAGCATGTGATTAGATAAATCCAACCTTATTATATACCACTATAAAAATATTCCCCAAAAGCTGCCGTGTTACAGAACTCTTCAGCTGTGAGGACACAACCTTTACACCCTGTTAACTTGTGTTAAAcgattctttttatatatttgcaCAGACAACCTATGTACATTTTAAATTCTCCTCCGAGGCAGATGGACTGTAGACCGTATTGTGTCCACGTTGATTTAGTACCAACAAGTGATACTTggtcaaagaacaaaaaaaagaataaaaggaGTCCGTCATTTCATTTGCAATCTGTAGTTCTAATGAAAACTTAACAGTACTGAAATCAACAAAGACAAACTTGAAATTGAAGAAGGGCACCAAAGTTGGTGAACAATCAGGCTTTTCTCCACAAAGAGACTTCTTTCAAAATCTTCTAGACACAACTAATTCTTTCGCTTCTTCCTAAGTGGCTCATCTTCTGAGCTACTATCATCTTCACTGCTGCTACTACTCGTAgtaccactgctgctgctgctcgttTCAGATTCTGACTCAGTGTCAGATGAGGAGTCAGACGAGGAGTTCTCCGATGAGGATGAAGAACTGGAAGATGTGTCCTCAGAGGAAGAGGATGAACTGGAGGTATCCTCACTGTCTGAAGAAGGGTCATTGTCTGAGCTATTGCTGCTTGAGCTAGAGCTACTGGAGCTGGTGACACTTTTAGATCTAGAATATAAACAAGAAATAG is a genomic window of Bufo bufo chromosome 1, aBufBuf1.1, whole genome shotgun sequence containing:
- the ZCCHC10 gene encoding zinc finger CCHC domain-containing protein 10 isoform X1, translating into MATPMHRLIARRQAEANKQNVRCQKCLEMGHWSYECTGKRKYLYRPSRTAELKRTLKEKEAARLLLGQSSGSNITETKMRKKRSKSVTSSSSSSSSSNSSDNDPSSDSEDTSSSSSSSEDTSSSSSSSSENSSSDSSSDTESESETSSSSSGTTSSSSSEDDSSSEDEPLRKKRKN
- the ZCCHC10 gene encoding zinc finger CCHC domain-containing protein 10 isoform X2 — protein: MATPMHRLIARRQAEANKQNVRCQKCLEMGHWSYECTGKRKYLYRPSRTAELKRTLKEKEAARLLLGQSGSNITETKMRKKRSKSVTSSSSSSSSSNSSDNDPSSDSEDTSSSSSSSEDTSSSSSSSSENSSSDSSSDTESESETSSSSSGTTSSSSSEDDSSSEDEPLRKKRKN